A single window of Jiangella alkaliphila DNA harbors:
- a CDS encoding phytanoyl-CoA dioxygenase family protein has product MTVTPVAPSATDVSTPGFLEDRFEQDGFVILKDALNRAELDALLAETARICRGELGEIEGAVASSPDETDDEVIRRFLCIHYPHKLSSLMLDTMRHPAIVEPLTRIIGANVKAMQSMLFVKAEGKPGQAWHQDEMFIPTRDRSLTAAWIALDDATVENGCLWVLPGSHRDGVVYPNREHEDPRYDCTVESYDFPWTDADALPVELTAGSVLLFNGYLLHKSLPNTGQHGYRRALANHYMSAESLLPWALPYEGQNMAQADFRDVVLVAGRDPYAYKGVEQLRTPRIRPDRDGGCDR; this is encoded by the coding sequence GTGACCGTCACGCCCGTCGCACCGTCCGCCACCGATGTCTCCACCCCAGGATTCCTCGAAGACCGCTTCGAGCAGGACGGATTCGTCATCCTGAAGGACGCCCTGAACCGCGCGGAGCTCGACGCGCTGCTCGCGGAGACGGCCCGGATCTGCCGCGGCGAGCTGGGCGAGATCGAGGGCGCGGTCGCGTCGTCGCCGGACGAGACCGACGACGAGGTGATCCGCCGGTTCCTCTGCATCCACTACCCGCACAAGCTGTCGTCGCTGATGCTCGACACGATGCGCCATCCCGCGATCGTCGAGCCGCTCACCCGCATCATCGGGGCGAACGTCAAGGCGATGCAGTCCATGCTGTTCGTCAAGGCCGAGGGGAAGCCCGGCCAGGCCTGGCACCAGGACGAGATGTTCATCCCGACCCGCGACCGCTCGCTCACCGCCGCGTGGATCGCGCTCGACGACGCCACCGTCGAGAACGGCTGCCTCTGGGTGCTGCCCGGCTCGCACCGCGACGGCGTCGTCTACCCCAACCGCGAGCACGAGGACCCGCGCTACGACTGCACCGTCGAGTCCTACGACTTCCCCTGGACCGACGCCGACGCCCTCCCCGTCGAGCTGACCGCCGGGTCGGTGCTGCTGTTCAACGGCTATCTGCTGCACAAGTCGCTGCCGAACACCGGACAGCACGGCTACCGGCGGGCGCTGGCCAACCACTACATGAGCGCGGAATCGCTGCTGCCCTGGGCGCTGCCGTACGAGGGCCAGAACATGGCGCAGGCCGACTTCCGCGACGTCGTCCTGGTGGCAGGGCGCGACCCGTACGCCTACAAGGGCGTCGAGCAGCTGCGGACGCCTCGGATCCGGCCCGATCGCGACGGCGGCTGTGACCGCTGA
- a CDS encoding sialidase family protein, translating into MLPLVACSGEQEDCCSPDPNDVPRVLTANVERVLPADGSPLIPGPGDERLELAAATSAGGEVVAVGRRRDAGDQSEAALLRSADGREWTATYLPGPVAGGTLAAVAPAGDDVLAFGNDADGAPVAVRVTADAAEPAEPVELPLPATEDGDRPARVRAAVTTGDRVVLAAVSVEGGDDPQNASAVLHVLASEDDGATWTALELPDELRVVGTGPAMLEQATPGEIGLAAYDGAPVLSVGLPGADGVVTTLWRGDEAGAEWTSLGTAADLFEGEALDLLHGHGDTLLAFTRAGTDASAWRSDDGGGTFARVDAGPAAFGGGGRQIVDAAVTLESGVLVVAGRTEGEVFNGRRPSALELWVTDDLETWRRSLDDPELAGGGRQQTAGLAAVGDEVVVVGSDQRRPADDEAEVAAAPLATHGASWIVVIADGPAEPPVEVTPLEVTGFAAGATVTRVVAAADGLIAAGSTSTGDDHDVPAVWTSPDGVAWTPVEAPALQDVTGTIEGLTVTEDGGVVAVGQVTGPDPDDDADDRLGVWTSPDGAEWARVDLTDLVYAGAVGYSVTQAGDAIVAVGTSEPEGRGYRDVGIWRSTDLGATWAAVPTAEEPFRAQEIEVLFGVGVRLDGTIVAVGHTGEPLQSPGGGYSYSPQAYALESADGQTWETVPAPFDGADFAELYLAQRIGDDFLVAGTAGLPLDLPNEDDTVSTSGAARADGDGDDWAVSEQRFRSRPVVRAAVPSTTAGTVVVGEWWRGGAGQDPLIAVEREGALFPVDGDLLDERETAAVGAAELGEQVVVLGMDTTDDAPAVVGWSLAFP; encoded by the coding sequence ATGCTGCCGTTGGTCGCCTGCTCGGGCGAGCAGGAGGACTGCTGTTCGCCGGATCCGAACGATGTGCCGCGCGTCCTCACGGCCAACGTCGAACGGGTGCTCCCGGCCGACGGCAGCCCGCTGATCCCCGGCCCGGGCGACGAGCGGCTGGAGCTCGCCGCCGCCACCTCGGCCGGTGGCGAGGTCGTCGCGGTCGGCCGGCGCCGTGACGCTGGCGACCAGTCCGAGGCGGCGCTGCTGCGCTCCGCCGACGGCCGCGAGTGGACCGCAACCTACCTGCCCGGCCCAGTCGCCGGCGGCACGCTCGCCGCCGTCGCGCCGGCCGGTGACGACGTCCTGGCGTTCGGCAACGACGCCGACGGCGCGCCGGTCGCCGTGCGGGTCACCGCCGACGCGGCCGAACCGGCCGAACCGGTCGAGCTGCCGTTGCCGGCGACGGAGGACGGGGACCGGCCGGCCCGGGTTCGCGCCGCCGTCACCACCGGCGACCGCGTCGTCCTCGCCGCCGTGAGCGTCGAGGGCGGCGACGATCCGCAGAACGCGTCCGCCGTGCTGCACGTCCTGGCGTCGGAGGACGACGGGGCGACCTGGACCGCACTGGAGCTGCCGGACGAATTGCGGGTCGTCGGCACCGGCCCGGCCATGCTCGAGCAGGCGACGCCCGGCGAGATCGGGCTGGCCGCCTACGACGGCGCCCCGGTGCTGTCGGTCGGTCTGCCCGGCGCCGACGGCGTCGTCACGACCCTCTGGCGGGGCGACGAGGCCGGCGCGGAGTGGACGTCGCTCGGCACGGCCGCCGACCTCTTCGAGGGCGAGGCTCTCGACCTGCTGCACGGCCATGGCGACACGCTGCTGGCCTTCACCCGTGCCGGCACCGACGCGTCGGCGTGGCGCAGCGACGACGGCGGCGGCACGTTCGCTCGGGTCGACGCCGGCCCGGCGGCGTTCGGCGGTGGCGGCCGGCAGATCGTCGACGCCGCGGTCACCCTGGAGTCCGGCGTTCTGGTGGTCGCCGGCCGGACCGAGGGAGAGGTGTTCAACGGTCGTCGCCCCAGCGCCCTCGAGCTCTGGGTGACCGACGACCTGGAGACGTGGCGGCGCTCGCTCGACGACCCGGAGCTGGCCGGCGGCGGACGCCAGCAGACGGCCGGGCTGGCCGCGGTCGGCGACGAGGTGGTCGTCGTGGGGAGCGACCAGCGCCGGCCGGCGGACGACGAGGCGGAGGTCGCGGCCGCGCCATTGGCCACGCACGGCGCGAGCTGGATCGTCGTCATCGCCGACGGCCCCGCCGAGCCGCCGGTCGAGGTCACACCGCTCGAGGTCACCGGGTTCGCCGCCGGCGCCACTGTCACGAGGGTCGTCGCGGCCGCTGACGGCCTCATCGCCGCCGGCTCCACGAGCACCGGCGACGACCACGACGTGCCCGCGGTCTGGACCTCGCCCGACGGTGTCGCCTGGACGCCCGTCGAGGCGCCGGCGCTCCAGGACGTCACCGGCACGATCGAGGGCCTCACGGTCACCGAGGACGGCGGCGTGGTCGCCGTCGGCCAGGTGACCGGCCCGGATCCCGATGACGACGCCGACGACCGGCTCGGCGTCTGGACCTCGCCCGACGGCGCCGAATGGGCCCGCGTCGACCTCACCGACCTGGTCTACGCGGGCGCCGTCGGCTACTCCGTCACCCAGGCCGGCGACGCGATCGTGGCCGTCGGCACCAGCGAGCCCGAGGGCCGCGGCTACCGCGACGTGGGCATCTGGCGCTCCACGGACCTGGGCGCGACCTGGGCCGCCGTCCCGACCGCCGAGGAGCCGTTCCGGGCCCAGGAGATCGAGGTGCTGTTCGGCGTCGGCGTGCGCTTGGACGGCACCATCGTCGCGGTCGGGCACACCGGTGAACCCCTGCAGTCTCCGGGCGGGGGCTACTCGTACTCGCCGCAGGCGTATGCGCTGGAGTCCGCCGACGGCCAGACGTGGGAGACGGTGCCGGCGCCGTTCGACGGCGCCGACTTCGCCGAGCTGTACCTGGCCCAGCGGATCGGCGACGACTTCCTGGTCGCCGGCACCGCCGGTCTGCCGCTGGACCTGCCGAACGAGGACGACACGGTGTCGACGTCCGGCGCCGCGCGCGCCGACGGCGACGGTGACGACTGGGCGGTCTCCGAGCAGCGGTTCCGGAGCCGCCCGGTGGTCCGGGCCGCCGTGCCGAGCACCACCGCCGGCACCGTCGTCGTCGGGGAGTGGTGGCGGGGCGGGGCCGGGCAGGACCCGCTGATCGCGGTCGAGCGCGAGGGCGCGCTGTTCCCGGTCGACGGCGACCTCCTCGACGAGCGCGAGACCGCCGCCGTCGGCGCCGCCGAGCTGGGCGAACAGGTGGTCGTCCTGGGCATGGACACCACCGACGACGCACCCGCCGTCGTCGGCTGGTCGCTGGCCTTCCCATGA
- a CDS encoding ABC transporter ATP-binding protein, whose product MSEVRTARTGGSPVAQHEALLQVDGLTVDLPGTRGDVRVVDGVSFDVPAGSTVGLIGESGSGKTMTANAIIGLLPDGARTGGRLLWRGEDLLHADVARRRKARGHEISMIFQDPLAALNPTQRIGRQVGEILRRDGVGRAEVRRRVVELLDRAGVPDPAERANRYPHEFSGGLRQRAMIALALAGNPSLLLADEPTTALDVTVQGRILRLLRSIQESDGLSVLLVSHDLRVVANVAQQVVVMYAGRVAERGPAPQVLRRPAHPYTKALVRSVPAVRTKTALADPLPGAPATPANRPAGCPFHPRCPIAQDRCRVDVPPVREVAPGRFSACHFAEEVLAP is encoded by the coding sequence GTGAGCGAGGTACGGACGGCGCGAACCGGCGGCTCCCCGGTGGCCCAGCACGAGGCGTTGCTGCAGGTCGACGGGCTGACCGTCGACCTGCCGGGGACGCGGGGCGACGTGCGGGTGGTCGACGGCGTGTCGTTCGACGTCCCGGCCGGCAGCACGGTCGGGTTGATCGGGGAGTCCGGCAGCGGCAAGACGATGACCGCCAACGCGATCATCGGGCTGCTGCCGGACGGCGCCCGCACCGGCGGCCGGCTGCTGTGGCGGGGCGAGGACCTGCTGCACGCCGACGTCGCCCGCCGGCGGAAGGCCCGCGGCCACGAGATCTCGATGATCTTCCAGGACCCGCTGGCCGCGCTGAATCCCACGCAGCGGATCGGCCGCCAGGTCGGCGAGATCCTCCGCCGCGACGGTGTCGGCCGGGCCGAGGTGCGCCGTCGCGTGGTCGAGCTGCTGGACCGTGCCGGCGTGCCGGACCCGGCCGAGCGGGCGAACCGCTACCCGCACGAGTTCTCCGGTGGCCTGCGGCAGCGGGCGATGATCGCGCTGGCGCTGGCCGGCAACCCGTCGCTGCTGCTCGCCGACGAGCCGACGACGGCGCTGGACGTCACCGTCCAGGGCCGGATCCTGCGGCTGCTGCGGTCCATCCAGGAGTCCGACGGTCTCTCGGTCCTACTGGTCAGCCACGACCTGCGCGTGGTCGCGAACGTCGCGCAGCAGGTCGTCGTCATGTACGCCGGCCGGGTCGCCGAGCGCGGCCCGGCCCCGCAGGTGCTGCGCCGCCCGGCGCACCCGTATACGAAGGCGCTGGTCCGCAGCGTGCCGGCGGTCCGGACGAAGACCGCCCTGGCCGACCCGCTGCCCGGCGCTCCGGCCACCCCCGCGAACCGGCCGGCCGGCTGCCCGTTCCACCCGCGCTGCCCGATCGCCCAGGACCGCTGCCGGGTGGACGTCCCGCCCGTCCGCGAGGTGGCGCCGGGCCGGTTCAGCGCCTGCCACTTCGCCGAGGAGGTGCTCGCCCCGTGA
- a CDS encoding ABC transporter substrate-binding protein: MTRFRGRRLATTVAAAAALLLAACSTTSGGDDTADAGESGEATGGDVVAAGTYPIESLDPHGAQGASTGTQFAGQAIFSRLVRPAPDGSLVGDLAESWEASADVTQWTFTLRADATFSDGEPVTAEDVVASFDRMIALDGPNAGNFPEYTMTAASDTEVTITSPAPDAAVPGKLLIFYVIPAGVAPDDTAFFAEPVGSGPFTVGAFTPGDSLELVPNESYWGDVPQVDSVTVRNIPELSARLTALRTGEVDVVWGIPDDQLGALQGEDSLTVETVASTAVYTMWFNSSIPALSTPEVRRALWQAVDFETIISTLYPETGELADAPVSPLVLGYSPQEPVGYDPDAAQAALTAAGFDFSQTLRLQFANAEFRPFIQAVVSDLAEIGVTVEPLEKEQAVFTEDLLALNWDVNFQQLATPTYDAASNLGRLYTCAAGRNGYCNPELDALLAAASATSDEAERTELYGQASEIIWRDAVGMYPMAVSLAYAWNSDLAGFTPDPSGLPDFSTVTVSGS; encoded by the coding sequence ATGACCCGATTCAGGGGCCGCCGCCTCGCGACGACCGTCGCCGCGGCCGCCGCGCTGCTGCTGGCGGCGTGTTCGACGACGTCCGGCGGTGACGACACGGCCGACGCCGGTGAGTCCGGCGAGGCGACCGGCGGCGACGTCGTCGCGGCCGGGACGTACCCGATCGAGAGCCTCGACCCGCACGGCGCCCAAGGCGCCTCGACCGGCACCCAGTTCGCCGGTCAGGCGATCTTCAGCCGCCTGGTCCGCCCGGCACCCGACGGCTCGCTGGTCGGCGACCTCGCGGAGTCGTGGGAGGCCAGCGCCGACGTCACACAGTGGACGTTCACGCTGCGCGCCGACGCCACGTTCAGCGACGGCGAGCCGGTGACGGCCGAGGACGTCGTCGCCTCGTTCGACCGGATGATCGCGCTGGACGGACCCAACGCCGGCAACTTCCCCGAGTACACGATGACCGCCGCGTCGGACACCGAGGTGACCATCACCTCGCCCGCGCCGGACGCCGCCGTGCCGGGCAAGCTGCTGATCTTCTACGTGATCCCGGCCGGCGTCGCGCCCGACGACACCGCGTTCTTCGCCGAGCCGGTCGGCTCCGGCCCGTTCACCGTCGGCGCGTTCACGCCGGGCGACTCGCTCGAGCTGGTGCCGAACGAGAGCTACTGGGGCGACGTGCCGCAGGTCGACAGCGTCACCGTCCGCAACATCCCGGAGCTGTCCGCGCGCCTCACCGCGCTGCGCACCGGCGAGGTCGACGTCGTCTGGGGCATCCCGGACGACCAGCTCGGCGCGCTGCAGGGCGAGGACTCGCTGACGGTCGAGACGGTGGCCAGCACGGCCGTCTACACGATGTGGTTCAACTCGTCGATCCCGGCGCTGTCGACGCCGGAGGTCCGCCGGGCGCTGTGGCAGGCGGTCGACTTCGAGACGATCATCTCCACGCTCTACCCGGAGACCGGTGAGCTGGCCGACGCGCCCGTCTCGCCGCTGGTGCTCGGGTACTCGCCGCAGGAGCCGGTCGGCTACGACCCCGACGCGGCCCAGGCGGCACTGACGGCGGCCGGCTTCGACTTCTCGCAGACGCTGCGGCTGCAGTTCGCCAACGCCGAGTTCCGCCCGTTCATCCAGGCCGTCGTGTCCGACCTCGCCGAGATCGGCGTCACCGTCGAGCCGCTGGAGAAGGAGCAGGCCGTCTTCACCGAGGACCTGCTGGCGCTGAACTGGGACGTCAACTTCCAGCAGCTGGCCACCCCGACGTACGACGCGGCCAGCAACCTCGGCCGCCTCTACACCTGCGCGGCCGGCCGCAACGGCTACTGCAACCCGGAGCTGGACGCCCTGCTCGCCGCGGCGAGCGCCACCAGCGACGAGGCCGAGCGGACCGAGCTGTACGGCCAGGCCAGCGAGATCATCTGGCGCGACGCCGTCGGCATGTACCCGATGGCGGTCAGCCTGGCCTACGCCTGGAACAGCGACCTGGCCGGCTTCACCCCCGACCCGAGCGGCCTGCCCGACTTCTCGACGGTGACGGTCTCGGGCTCGTGA
- a CDS encoding ABC transporter ATP-binding protein — MTGALLEIRDLRVTFGRRRDPFVAVDGVSLDVGAEETVGLVGESGSGKTTVARCVAGLQRPDAGTVTFEGRPLERAGRRPAELQRAVQMVFQDPRSSLNPRMSVAGIIGEAWRTHPSTAPDGDRTQALHALLADVGMDADVADRRPGDLSGGQCQRVSIARALAVRPRLLVCDEAVSALDVSVQAQILRLLVDLRSTHHLAMLFISHDLGVVHQIADRVAVMRRGEVVEEGLATDVLGSPRHEYTQALLDAALDLDDAGPAVTA; from the coding sequence GTGACCGGGGCGTTGCTGGAGATCCGCGACCTGCGGGTGACGTTCGGCCGGCGGCGCGACCCGTTCGTGGCCGTCGACGGGGTCAGTCTCGACGTCGGCGCCGAGGAGACCGTCGGGCTGGTCGGCGAGTCGGGGTCGGGCAAGACCACCGTGGCGCGGTGCGTCGCCGGCTTGCAGCGGCCCGACGCGGGCACCGTCACGTTCGAGGGCCGGCCGCTGGAGCGGGCCGGCCGTCGCCCGGCCGAGCTGCAGCGGGCCGTCCAGATGGTGTTCCAGGACCCGCGCTCGTCGCTGAACCCGCGGATGAGCGTCGCCGGGATCATCGGCGAGGCGTGGCGCACCCACCCGTCCACCGCGCCGGACGGCGATCGCACCCAGGCGCTGCACGCGCTGCTGGCCGACGTGGGCATGGACGCCGACGTCGCCGACCGGCGGCCCGGCGACCTGTCCGGCGGGCAGTGCCAGCGGGTCAGCATCGCCCGCGCGCTGGCGGTCCGGCCGCGGCTGCTGGTCTGCGACGAGGCGGTGTCGGCGCTGGACGTGAGCGTGCAGGCACAGATCCTGCGGCTGCTCGTCGACCTGCGCAGTACGCACCACCTGGCCATGCTGTTCATCTCGCACGACCTCGGCGTCGTGCACCAGATCGCCGACCGCGTCGCCGTCATGCGTCGCGGCGAGGTTGTGGAGGAGGGCCTGGCCACCGACGTCCTCGGCAGCCCGCGGCACGAATACACGCAGGCGCTGCTTGACGCCGCCCTCGACCTCGACGACGCCGGCCCGGCGGTGACGGCATGA
- a CDS encoding LacI family DNA-binding transcriptional regulator, producing the protein MTDRPRRRRPTQVDIARRAGVSQATVSLVISGGAASDQIAETTRQAVLAAAAELGYSANVAARSLKGGRNHLLGLYTFEPVFPTDQRDFYYPFLLGVEEETAAQGYDLLLFSSVTSAADRSIYGGGANRLKLADGCVLLGRNVRREELNALVQEDFPFVFIGRREVDQGEVSYVGADYVAATSAMVAELHRQGHQRILYLRAIEDTEPTRDREQGYREGLAAAGLEVDERLIQGLADPADLSAEHVQHWIGSYGVTAILVEPTEDNRLVDALTAMTDNERVRFPEDCSIALLGEPPSWTPELRDWSRFSLPRAEMGREAVRMLVDLLGDAQPAARQVTLPCTFVPGDSIGPAPRGGRT; encoded by the coding sequence GTGACCGATCGACCGCGGCGCCGGCGCCCCACCCAGGTGGACATCGCCCGGCGCGCCGGCGTCTCGCAGGCCACCGTCTCGCTGGTCATCAGCGGCGGCGCGGCCAGCGACCAGATCGCCGAGACGACGCGGCAGGCCGTCCTCGCCGCGGCCGCGGAGCTGGGCTACTCGGCCAACGTGGCGGCGCGCAGCCTCAAGGGCGGGCGCAACCACCTGCTCGGGCTCTACACGTTCGAGCCGGTCTTCCCGACCGACCAGCGCGACTTCTACTACCCGTTCCTGCTCGGCGTCGAGGAGGAGACCGCGGCCCAGGGCTACGACCTGCTGCTGTTCAGCTCGGTCACCTCGGCGGCCGACCGGTCGATCTACGGCGGCGGCGCCAACCGGCTCAAGCTCGCCGACGGCTGCGTGCTGCTCGGCCGCAACGTCCGCCGCGAGGAGCTGAACGCGCTGGTCCAGGAGGACTTCCCGTTCGTCTTCATCGGCCGCCGCGAGGTCGACCAGGGTGAGGTCAGCTACGTCGGGGCGGACTACGTCGCCGCCACCAGTGCCATGGTCGCCGAGCTGCACCGGCAGGGGCACCAGCGCATCCTGTACCTGCGCGCCATCGAGGACACCGAGCCGACCCGCGACCGCGAGCAGGGCTACCGCGAGGGCCTGGCCGCCGCCGGGCTCGAGGTCGACGAGCGGCTCATCCAGGGCCTGGCCGACCCCGCCGACCTGTCCGCCGAGCACGTCCAGCACTGGATCGGCTCCTACGGCGTCACCGCGATCCTGGTCGAGCCGACCGAGGACAACCGGCTGGTCGACGCGCTGACGGCGATGACCGACAACGAGCGGGTGCGGTTCCCGGAGGACTGCTCGATCGCGCTGCTCGGCGAGCCGCCGTCGTGGACGCCTGAGCTGCGCGACTGGTCCCGGTTCTCGCTGCCGCGCGCCGAGATGGGCCGCGAGGCGGTGCGGATGCTGGTCGACCTGCTCGGCGACGCCCAGCCGGCCGCGCGGCAGGTCACCCTGCCGTGCACGTTCGTGCCGGGCGACTCCATCGGCCCGGCGCCCCGAGGCGGGCGGACATGA
- a CDS encoding ABC transporter permease: MIKIILRRLLIGLFVMWGAASLIFVIVRVAPGDPATVMLGPDADPEQIARLHETLGLDRPMFAQYLSFLGDAVRLDFGDSHRLGRPAMDAVFDRLPATLELTLAATAIAVVVGLTLGLVAGGKPGGVVDRVVSAATIALQSFPTFWVGIMLILVFALGLRLLPSAGVGTPQHMILPAVTLALPFTAIVARLTRSSVAEAMREPYVQTARSKGLTEPQVLLGHALRNSLIPVVTVVGLQMGALMGGAVIVENVFAWPGLGSLVVDAVANRDYAVVQAVTLLIAGIVMVLNLVADLLYTQLDPRIRMEGVS, from the coding sequence ATGATCAAGATCATCCTGCGCCGCCTGCTCATCGGCCTGTTCGTCATGTGGGGCGCCGCCTCGCTGATCTTCGTCATCGTCCGCGTCGCGCCGGGCGACCCGGCCACCGTCATGCTCGGGCCGGACGCCGACCCGGAGCAGATCGCCCGGCTGCACGAGACCCTCGGCCTGGACCGGCCGATGTTCGCGCAGTACCTGAGCTTCCTCGGCGACGCGGTCCGGCTGGACTTCGGCGACTCGCACCGGCTCGGCCGGCCCGCGATGGACGCGGTGTTCGACCGGCTGCCGGCGACCCTCGAGCTGACCCTCGCGGCCACCGCGATCGCCGTCGTCGTCGGCCTGACGCTCGGCCTGGTGGCCGGCGGCAAGCCGGGCGGCGTGGTCGACAGGGTCGTGTCGGCGGCCACCATCGCGCTGCAGTCGTTCCCGACGTTCTGGGTCGGCATCATGCTGATCCTGGTGTTCGCGCTCGGGCTGCGGCTGCTGCCCAGCGCCGGGGTCGGCACGCCGCAGCACATGATCCTGCCCGCGGTGACGCTGGCGCTGCCGTTCACGGCGATCGTCGCCCGGCTGACCCGCAGCTCCGTCGCCGAGGCGATGCGCGAGCCGTACGTCCAGACCGCGCGGTCCAAGGGGCTGACCGAGCCGCAGGTGCTGCTCGGCCACGCGCTGCGCAACTCGCTGATCCCGGTCGTGACGGTGGTCGGGCTGCAGATGGGTGCGCTCATGGGCGGCGCCGTCATCGTCGAGAACGTGTTCGCCTGGCCCGGTCTCGGGTCGCTCGTGGTCGACGCCGTAGCCAACCGCGACTACGCCGTCGTCCAGGCCGTGACGCTGCTGATCGCCGGCATCGTCATGGTGCTCAACCTCGTCGCGGACCTGCTGTACACCCAGCTCGATCCGCGCATCCGGATGGAGGGGGTGTCATGA
- a CDS encoding ABC transporter permease: MTAAVTLDTPLATTRRRRGGWLSRVPYVVIGLYVLVGLVGPLLIDYDPVHTPLEDRLLSPGSTTADGGTAWLGTDDLGRDILAQIVYGARTSVLIGVATVGVSSVVGLLLGAVAGYARGWLDAVLARIFDVLLAFPAILLAIVIAGAFQRSVLLVVVALSATAWISFARVTRSVALSLRERAWVDAARVLGVPQRSILWRHILPFTAGPIVALATLEFALVVLAEAGLSFLGIGLPSSTVSWGQTIANGKAYLETAWWISTLPGIALSLLIINVGILGDQLTARYGRGRRDP; this comes from the coding sequence ATGACGGCCGCCGTCACCCTGGACACGCCGCTGGCGACCACCCGGCGCCGCCGCGGCGGCTGGCTGAGCAGGGTGCCCTACGTCGTCATCGGGCTGTACGTGCTGGTCGGGCTGGTCGGCCCGCTGCTGATCGACTACGACCCGGTGCACACGCCGCTGGAGGACCGGCTGCTCTCGCCGGGCTCGACGACGGCGGACGGCGGCACCGCCTGGCTCGGCACCGACGACCTCGGCCGCGACATCCTGGCCCAGATCGTCTACGGCGCCCGCACGTCGGTGCTCATCGGCGTCGCGACGGTGGGCGTGTCCAGTGTCGTCGGGCTGCTGCTCGGCGCCGTCGCCGGCTACGCACGCGGCTGGCTCGACGCCGTCCTGGCCCGCATCTTCGACGTGCTCCTGGCGTTCCCCGCGATCCTGCTGGCCATCGTCATCGCCGGGGCGTTCCAGCGCAGCGTCCTGCTGGTGGTGGTCGCGCTGTCGGCCACCGCGTGGATCTCGTTCGCCCGGGTCACCCGCAGCGTGGCCCTGTCGCTGCGGGAACGGGCCTGGGTCGACGCGGCCCGGGTGCTCGGCGTGCCGCAGCGCTCCATCCTGTGGCGGCACATCCTCCCCTTCACCGCCGGACCGATCGTGGCGCTGGCCACGCTCGAGTTCGCCCTGGTCGTGCTGGCCGAGGCGGGCCTGAGCTTCCTCGGCATCGGACTGCCCTCGTCGACGGTGTCGTGGGGGCAGACCATCGCGAACGGCAAGGCCTATCTCGAGACCGCGTGGTGGATCTCCACCCTCCCGGGCATCGCGCTGTCCCTGCTGATCATCAACGTCGGGATCCTCGGCGACCAGCTGACCGCCCGGTACGGGCGCGGCCGCCGTGACCCATGA